A window of Novosphingobium terrae contains these coding sequences:
- a CDS encoding outer membrane beta-barrel family protein — translation MAFLPSPRLVSTLGLLIGTSGFSCYSPALAQTATSPAHQSPGTMAPDIVVSAQQPNVETGIDRKSYAVARDLQATTGSVADVLRNVPSVSVDVDGNLSLRGDSNVQILVDGRPSPQFNNANRAAALEALGANGIERIEVLTNPPANFKPDGSAGVINIITKRRNGSHAASLQSNVGSSGRFNLSGTGSVQIGKLGLHGGLTLRRDLRVRHFSDDRTVTDATTGAVQSTSHIVGNASDSRLAKIATLGADLDLSNVDRISAEGSYNARSDHSTFAETATEGLNSGLSQSGRDRPGREQEISNSAMLRYHHDTEANRNGITLIAQRAQTWERQRFAITNSTILPFADPTFQNQNLYRNQVTREISAEYVGSLPGSAKLIAGYNLQRDDTLFDNGQTLPAAAGAAALPDTNFTNIFRYGQTIHAFYGSYERPIGAWTLLAGVRLEQADITTHQITSGQRGGYGFFRAYPNLHLTDKLSPHQTLSLSYGKRVIRPDPEDLNPYLVQQDPYTLRQGNPGLRPQEIQSFEAGWSYDKGATSRSATLYLRSARNAFTITSTPVSPTVVLITEQNLGKSLSGGLEVATAGKVMKGLDYTLSGNIFYNQIDAANLGFTGTRSTFGYEAKGALNWHMTAADTLQINLATAGKRLTPQGYRRGYVVMDLGYRHQLRKNLALTATVSDVFSSRHDGLIVDTPTLQEVTLRRQSGLVASIGLSWTLAGAKKKAAEKFDYEK, via the coding sequence ATGGCCTTCCTCCCCTCCCCCCGCCTTGTCTCAACGCTCGGGTTGCTGATCGGCACGAGCGGTTTTTCGTGTTACAGCCCGGCGCTGGCCCAGACGGCGACATCGCCCGCTCACCAATCCCCGGGCACCATGGCGCCCGACATTGTGGTGAGCGCGCAGCAGCCAAATGTCGAAACCGGGATCGACCGCAAATCCTATGCCGTCGCCCGCGATCTTCAGGCCACCACCGGCTCGGTCGCCGATGTGCTTCGCAATGTTCCCTCCGTCAGCGTCGATGTCGATGGCAATCTGAGCCTGCGCGGCGACAGCAATGTGCAGATCCTGGTCGATGGCCGCCCTTCGCCGCAGTTCAACAATGCCAACCGGGCCGCCGCGCTCGAGGCGCTGGGCGCCAATGGCATCGAACGGATCGAGGTGCTGACCAATCCCCCCGCCAATTTCAAGCCGGACGGATCGGCGGGCGTCATCAACATCATTACCAAGCGCCGCAACGGCAGCCATGCGGCCAGCCTGCAATCAAACGTGGGCAGCAGCGGGCGGTTCAACCTCAGCGGCACCGGCAGCGTGCAGATCGGCAAGCTGGGCCTGCATGGCGGTCTGACCCTGCGCCGTGATCTGCGCGTCCGCCATTTCAGCGATGATCGCACGGTGACCGATGCCACCACCGGCGCCGTGCAATCCACCAGCCACATTGTGGGCAACGCCAGCGACAGTCGGCTGGCCAAGATCGCCACGCTGGGCGCCGACCTCGATCTGAGCAACGTCGACAGGATCAGCGCGGAAGGCAGCTACAACGCCCGCTCCGATCATTCGACCTTCGCCGAGACGGCCACGGAGGGGCTGAACAGCGGCCTGTCCCAATCGGGTCGAGACCGGCCCGGACGCGAGCAGGAAATCTCCAACTCGGCCATGCTGCGCTATCATCACGACACCGAAGCGAATCGCAACGGCATCACGCTGATCGCCCAGCGCGCGCAGACCTGGGAGCGCCAGCGCTTCGCGATCACCAACAGCACCATCCTGCCTTTTGCCGACCCGACCTTCCAGAACCAGAACCTCTATCGCAATCAGGTCACGCGGGAGATCAGCGCGGAATATGTCGGCAGCCTGCCGGGCTCGGCCAAGCTGATCGCGGGCTACAACCTGCAGCGTGATGACACGCTGTTCGACAATGGCCAGACGCTGCCCGCCGCCGCGGGCGCAGCCGCGCTGCCGGACACAAATTTCACCAACATCTTCCGCTATGGCCAGACGATCCATGCCTTCTATGGCTCGTATGAGCGCCCCATCGGTGCCTGGACGCTGCTCGCGGGCGTCCGCCTCGAACAGGCCGACATCACCACCCACCAGATCACCAGCGGGCAGCGCGGCGGTTATGGCTTTTTCCGCGCCTATCCCAACCTGCATCTCACCGACAAGCTGTCCCCCCATCAGACGCTGAGCCTGAGCTACGGGAAGCGCGTCATCCGGCCCGATCCCGAGGATCTCAACCCCTATCTCGTGCAGCAGGACCCCTACACGCTGCGGCAGGGCAATCCCGGGTTGAGGCCCCAGGAAATCCAGTCCTTCGAGGCGGGGTGGAGCTATGACAAGGGCGCGACATCGCGCAGCGCCACCCTCTATCTGCGCAGCGCCCGCAACGCCTTCACCATCACCAGCACCCCGGTCAGCCCGACGGTGGTGCTGATCACCGAGCAGAACCTCGGCAAGAGCCTGTCGGGCGGGCTTGAGGTGGCGACGGCGGGCAAGGTGATGAAAGGGCTCGACTACACGCTGAGCGGCAACATCTTCTACAACCAGATCGACGCGGCCAATCTGGGCTTTACCGGCACGCGCTCGACCTTCGGCTATGAAGCGAAGGGCGCGCTCAACTGGCATATGACGGCGGCCGACACGCTCCAGATCAATCTGGCGACAGCGGGCAAGCGGCTCACCCCGCAAGGCTATCGCCGGGGCTATGTGGTCATGGATCTCGGGTATCGCCATCAGTTGCGCAAAAATCTGGCGCTGACCGCCACGGTGTCCGATGTCTTCTCCAGCCGTCACGATGGCCTGATCGTCGATACGCCAACCCTGCAGGAGGTGACGCTGCGCCGCCAGAGCGGGCTGGTGGCGTCAATCGGCCTGTCATGGACATTGGCGGGTGCGAAGAAAAAAGCCGCTGAAAAATTCGATTATGAGAAATAG
- a CDS encoding YncE family protein has translation MLPPFRSLLASTSALLSVLAAPAAMAASAAAAFTQMPAIQVPDDLWDFAQWDGEHHRLLVAHGKDVLVVDPATRAVRSIGQIQYAHAVLPLPGHDRILVTSKFDDSVRILDGSSGAEVNRIAVAKDPDATVLSADGHKAYVMAAKAGTISVVDLDSMVETGRIPLKTGLEVAVLASPTLLAVNTEDFNEIELVDLATNKPAGTIPLPGCEGPTGLAIGPNGLALSACANGKAALVDIAHRKVVRMLPIGMGPDTVIWDAAHHRFLVPCGESGSLSIIAMDKAGPHVLPAVATGPNARTAALDPATGRLYLPSARLNPVIKGQPKTVVSGNFRILALSPR, from the coding sequence ATGCTCCCCCCCTTCCGTTCCCTGCTGGCGTCCACCAGCGCGCTGCTGAGCGTGCTGGCCGCGCCCGCCGCAATGGCCGCGTCCGCCGCTGCGGCCTTTACGCAAATGCCGGCCATTCAGGTCCCCGACGACCTCTGGGATTTCGCCCAGTGGGATGGCGAGCATCACCGCCTGCTGGTCGCCCACGGCAAGGACGTGCTGGTGGTCGATCCGGCCACCCGCGCGGTGCGTTCCATCGGCCAGATCCAGTATGCCCATGCGGTGCTGCCCCTGCCCGGCCATGACCGCATTCTGGTGACCAGCAAGTTCGATGACAGCGTGCGCATTCTCGATGGCTCCAGCGGCGCCGAAGTGAACCGCATCGCCGTCGCCAAGGATCCCGACGCCACTGTGCTGAGCGCCGATGGCCACAAGGCCTATGTGATGGCGGCCAAAGCCGGGACGATCTCGGTGGTCGATCTCGACAGCATGGTGGAGACCGGTCGCATCCCGCTCAAGACCGGGCTTGAGGTGGCGGTGCTGGCCAGCCCCACCCTGCTGGCGGTGAACACCGAGGATTTCAACGAGATCGAACTGGTGGACCTTGCCACCAACAAGCCCGCCGGTACCATTCCGCTGCCCGGCTGTGAAGGCCCCACAGGTCTGGCCATCGGCCCGAACGGTCTGGCGCTGAGCGCCTGCGCCAATGGCAAGGCCGCGCTGGTCGACATCGCCCATCGCAAGGTGGTGCGCATGCTGCCCATCGGCATGGGGCCGGACACTGTGATCTGGGATGCGGCCCATCACCGCTTCCTGGTCCCTTGCGGCGAAAGCGGCTCGCTCTCGATCATCGCGATGGACAAGGCCGGACCGCATGTGCTGCCCGCCGTGGCAACCGGGCCCAATGCCCGCACCGCCGCGCTCGATCCGGCGACAGGGCGGCTTTACCTGCCCTCGGCCCGGCTGAACCCCGTGATCAAGGGGCAACCCAAGACGGTTGTCTCCGGAAACTTCCGGATCCTTGCGCTATCCCCGCGCTGA
- the efeB gene encoding iron uptake transporter deferrochelatase/peroxidase subunit, translating to MVNKAGSGASRRGFLGQGLLGGVAALAGGAAAQATPPRIMHGPGLIKGHSEPFYGRYQAGIITPTQQYLYFAALDVTAEKREEVIDLLRRWTQAAARLTVGLDVEGDATADQPPANSLEAEGLGPARLTLTFGFGAGLFTRDGTDRFGLAARRPEALIDLPRFNGDQLLAEKTGGDLCIQACADNATVAMHAVRQLIRLGYGLVQPRWVQTGFGAGGKPGETPRNLMGFKDGTMNPDTRDATAMGRFVWVGDEGGWMKGGSYLVARPIRIALEHWDRMKLGFQEQVVGRHKRSGAPLGGSHEFEPLRLDAVDADGNPVIPENSHTRLGAPQVNDGAQILRRAYAYDNGVAHIAERWPPWRQGVMMDAGLMFLAWQRDPRTGFVKIFENMAKFDMMNQFVTHIGSGLFACPPGARAGGYVGETLFA from the coding sequence ATGGTGAACAAAGCTGGATCCGGTGCGTCGCGCCGGGGGTTTCTGGGTCAGGGTTTGTTGGGCGGCGTGGCTGCGCTGGCGGGTGGCGCCGCCGCGCAGGCCACGCCACCACGCATCATGCATGGACCGGGATTGATCAAAGGTCATTCCGAACCCTTCTATGGCCGCTATCAGGCCGGGATCATCACGCCCACGCAGCAATATCTCTATTTCGCAGCGCTCGATGTCACCGCCGAGAAGCGCGAAGAGGTGATCGACCTGCTGCGCCGCTGGACACAGGCCGCCGCCCGCCTCACCGTCGGACTGGACGTGGAGGGGGATGCCACCGCCGATCAGCCCCCCGCCAATTCGCTGGAAGCCGAGGGTCTCGGCCCTGCCCGTCTGACGCTGACGTTTGGTTTCGGCGCAGGCCTGTTCACCAGGGATGGCACCGATCGTTTCGGCCTTGCCGCGCGCCGCCCGGAAGCACTGATTGACCTGCCACGTTTCAACGGCGACCAGTTGCTGGCCGAAAAAACCGGCGGCGACCTGTGCATCCAGGCCTGCGCTGACAATGCCACCGTGGCCATGCATGCCGTTCGGCAGCTGATCCGCCTGGGTTACGGTCTGGTGCAACCACGCTGGGTTCAAACGGGCTTTGGCGCCGGCGGTAAGCCGGGCGAGACGCCGCGTAATCTGATGGGCTTCAAGGACGGCACGATGAACCCGGACACGCGCGATGCCACCGCCATGGGGAGGTTCGTGTGGGTGGGTGATGAAGGCGGCTGGATGAAGGGCGGTTCCTATCTGGTGGCACGCCCGATCCGTATCGCACTTGAACATTGGGACCGGATGAAGCTGGGTTTTCAGGAGCAGGTCGTCGGGCGGCACAAGCGGTCAGGCGCGCCGCTGGGTGGCAGCCATGAGTTCGAGCCGCTCAGGCTGGATGCGGTCGATGCCGATGGCAATCCGGTGATCCCCGAAAACAGCCATACGCGTCTGGGCGCTCCACAAGTCAACGATGGCGCGCAGATTCTGCGCCGGGCCTATGCCTATGACAATGGCGTGGCCCATATCGCCGAGCGCTGGCCACCATGGCGTCAGGGCGTAATGATGGATGCCGGACTGATGTTTCTGGCCTGGCAGCGCGATCCCCGCACCGGCTTCGTCAAAATCTTCGAGAACATGGCCAAGTTCGACATGATGAACCAGTTCGTCACCCATATCGGCAGCGGGCTGTTCGCGTGCCCGCCGGGGGCGCGGGCAGGCGGATATGTGGGAGAAACATTGTTTGCCTGA
- a CDS encoding response regulator, producing MDTQAHLLVVDDDPELRALLAVELRNAGFTVAAAADGPTMRRELDRTSFDLIILDLNLPGESGLTLCRDLRATSQIPIVMLTARGEPIDRVLGLEMGADDYLAKPFEPRELLARIRNVLRRLRTMPVNLEPLSASRAAFAGWTLDFEHRQLSDADGRVTMLSGMEFRLLRLFIDYANRVLSREQLLNLGAVPQGDANDRAIDLQVSRLRARFGAQGAELIRTVRYEGYVLAAAVTLS from the coding sequence GTGGACACTCAGGCACATCTCCTTGTCGTCGATGACGACCCCGAACTTCGCGCGCTGCTGGCGGTCGAATTGCGCAACGCCGGTTTCACCGTGGCCGCGGCAGCGGACGGGCCGACGATGCGCCGCGAACTCGATCGCACCAGCTTCGATCTCATCATCCTCGATCTCAACCTGCCCGGCGAAAGCGGCCTGACCCTGTGCCGCGATCTTCGCGCCACCAGCCAGATACCCATCGTGATGCTCACCGCGCGGGGCGAGCCGATCGACCGGGTGCTGGGGCTGGAAATGGGCGCCGATGATTATCTGGCCAAGCCCTTCGAGCCGCGCGAACTGCTGGCGCGCATCCGCAATGTGCTGCGCCGCTTGCGCACCATGCCCGTCAATCTGGAGCCGCTCTCGGCCAGCCGCGCGGCCTTCGCCGGCTGGACGCTGGACTTCGAACACCGTCAGCTCAGCGATGCGGATGGCCGTGTGACCATGCTTTCCGGCATGGAGTTCCGCCTGCTGCGCCTGTTCATCGATTATGCCAACCGCGTGCTTTCGCGTGAGCAATTGCTCAATCTGGGGGCGGTGCCTCAGGGCGATGCCAATGACCGGGCCATCGATCTGCAGGTCAGCCGGTTGCGCGCGCGCTTCGGGGCGCAGGGCGCGGAGTTGATCCGTACCGTGCGCTATGAGGGCTATGTGCTGGCCGCGGCGGTCACCCTCTCATGA
- a CDS encoding ATP-binding protein codes for MFDSMTSRIFVILLVGIAVAGTLGVVLSETRRVAEVRHIQAIRAIERTGRLLTELESTSVARRSHEMREARRFARIAGAQDGPGQGDAELTALLAGQLPPGVQGTVASIPLARCDIAQDGDQDEEHHRADRPVNPVVARQWKEAVTATDCWRIETRFSDGSRWSLVTGPPSLLRASYGPDPAFLAVIAVAAALLAFVVARTAGAPVRRLTRAAADVRPGPGMPMLAESGPSDVRSAIRAFNGMQQRLSHYAVEQTYMIAAITHDLQTPMTRLRLKLEQMEDAVLQKRLLSDWQAMRAVVDEGLELARSTGRDENIVLLDIDSLIHSIVEDEREAGHVASFDEAAGCDWRCQPQMLRRCIQNLVDNAVYYGGGAHLSTHRDQGGLVILVRDDGPGIPEEHLETVFEPMVRLEDSRSRSTGGTGLGLTIARNLAQRIGAVLTLSNAPEGGLVCKLRFAA; via the coding sequence TTGTTCGACAGCATGACCAGCCGGATTTTCGTGATCCTGCTGGTTGGCATCGCGGTGGCCGGAACGCTGGGCGTGGTCCTTTCTGAAACGCGGCGGGTGGCCGAGGTGCGGCACATTCAGGCCATCCGCGCCATCGAGCGCACCGGGCGCCTGTTGACCGAACTGGAAAGCACCTCGGTGGCCCGCCGGAGCCATGAGATGCGCGAAGCGCGGCGATTTGCCCGCATCGCCGGGGCGCAGGATGGCCCTGGGCAGGGCGACGCCGAGCTGACGGCGCTGCTGGCCGGGCAGCTTCCGCCGGGCGTTCAAGGTACGGTCGCCAGCATCCCGCTCGCACGATGTGACATTGCCCAGGATGGCGATCAGGACGAGGAGCATCACCGCGCCGACCGCCCGGTCAATCCGGTCGTGGCGCGGCAATGGAAAGAGGCCGTCACCGCCACCGATTGCTGGCGGATCGAGACACGCTTCTCCGACGGCAGCCGCTGGAGCCTGGTGACCGGGCCGCCCTCGCTGCTGCGTGCTTCCTACGGGCCCGATCCGGCCTTTCTGGCGGTGATCGCGGTGGCGGCAGCCTTGCTGGCCTTTGTGGTGGCGCGCACCGCCGGCGCACCCGTCCGCCGCCTGACCCGCGCGGCGGCCGATGTGCGGCCCGGGCCGGGCATGCCGATGCTGGCCGAAAGCGGACCGAGCGATGTGCGCAGCGCGATCCGGGCCTTCAACGGGATGCAGCAGCGCCTCTCCCACTATGCTGTGGAACAGACCTATATGATCGCGGCGATCACGCATGATCTGCAAACGCCGATGACCCGCCTTCGCCTCAAGCTGGAGCAGATGGAGGATGCGGTTTTGCAGAAGCGCCTGCTCAGCGATTGGCAGGCGATGCGCGCGGTGGTCGATGAAGGGCTGGAGCTGGCACGCAGCACCGGGCGCGATGAGAACATCGTCCTGCTCGACATCGATTCCCTGATCCACAGCATCGTGGAGGATGAGCGCGAGGCCGGGCATGTCGCCAGCTTCGATGAGGCGGCAGGGTGCGACTGGCGCTGCCAGCCGCAGATGCTGCGCCGCTGCATCCAGAATCTGGTCGACAATGCGGTGTATTATGGCGGCGGCGCGCATCTCTCCACTCATCGCGATCAGGGCGGGCTGGTCATTCTGGTGCGTGACGATGGGCCGGGCATTCCGGAGGAGCATCTGGAAACGGTGTTCGAACCGATGGTGCGGCTGGAGGACTCGCGGTCCCGCAGCACCGGGGGGACCGGGCTGGGGCTGACCATCGCGCGCAATCTGGCGCAAAGGATCGGTGCGGTTCTCACCCTCTCCAATGCGCCCGAGGGCGGGCTGGTGTGCAAGCTGCGCTTTGCCGCTTGA
- a CDS encoding protein-L-isoaspartate O-methyltransferase family protein gives MGYLAEAISAARRARTQGAVPVALWHETTLAEWLVSVPDAFAEQRSHMIAALRKRMIGTMEAISADAIDRAMAAMMSVPRECFIPPLIDDLAYLPMVHDIGLEQTISHPEMVALLAAAGDPKDGTVLDVGTGSGYQAAVMAGMASHVTSMEIVKDHARSARERLTGLGYSNIEVLIGDAGATGQFPPETFDTIVIAAGAATIPEGLKAALKPGGRLVMPIGRSQDEEQMVLLERLSPDIYRHTLLRPVRFVPLTGEGMRHNSGTPEEWPAMIASTLPGITPSSGSEDSLDS, from the coding sequence ATGGGATATCTAGCCGAAGCCATTTCGGCGGCGCGCCGTGCACGAACGCAGGGCGCCGTGCCTGTTGCGCTGTGGCATGAAACGACTCTGGCCGAATGGCTGGTCAGCGTTCCGGATGCCTTTGCGGAGCAACGCAGCCATATGATCGCGGCCTTGCGCAAGCGCATGATCGGAACCATGGAAGCGATCTCTGCCGATGCCATAGACCGCGCCATGGCCGCCATGATGAGCGTGCCGCGTGAATGCTTCATACCGCCGCTGATCGACGATCTGGCTTATCTGCCCATGGTTCATGATATCGGCCTGGAGCAGACGATCTCTCATCCCGAGATGGTCGCCCTGCTGGCCGCTGCCGGCGACCCAAAAGATGGCACAGTGCTCGATGTCGGCACGGGATCGGGCTATCAGGCCGCGGTGATGGCGGGCATGGCCAGCCATGTCACCTCCATGGAGATCGTCAAGGATCACGCCCGCAGCGCCCGAGAGCGTCTGACCGGTTTGGGCTATTCGAACATCGAGGTCCTGATCGGCGATGCAGGGGCGACAGGCCAGTTCCCGCCCGAAACCTTCGACACCATCGTGATTGCAGCCGGGGCCGCCACCATTCCCGAAGGACTGAAGGCAGCCTTGAAACCAGGCGGCAGGCTGGTGATGCCGATCGGCCGCTCGCAGGATGAGGAACAGATGGTCCTGCTGGAACGCCTTTCTCCCGACATCTATCGACATACATTGCTGCGCCCCGTCCGCTTTGTACCGTTAACCGGGGAAGGCATGCGCCATAACAGCGGCACGCCGGAAGAATGGCCAGCAATGATCGCCTCGACCTTGCCTGGAATAACGCCTTCCTCGGGCTCTGAAGACAGCCTGGATTCCTAG
- a CDS encoding PepSY domain-containing protein, translating into MRKIIIALTAGCLLATGAHAAMKGEQLAHRAKVSLSIARATALKARPGKITDEELELEKGGSGLRYSFDIANGGKTYEVGVDAKTGTVLENAVEGKRPD; encoded by the coding sequence ATGCGGAAGATCATCATCGCTCTCACGGCCGGATGTCTGCTTGCCACTGGTGCTCATGCTGCGATGAAGGGCGAACAGCTGGCTCACCGTGCCAAGGTGAGCCTCTCCATCGCCCGCGCTACGGCGCTCAAGGCACGACCGGGCAAGATCACTGACGAGGAGCTTGAGCTGGAGAAGGGAGGCTCAGGCCTGCGCTACTCTTTCGACATCGCCAACGGCGGCAAGACCTATGAGGTAGGTGTCGATGCCAAAACCGGGACTGTTCTGGAAAACGCCGTGGAGGGCAAGCGTCCCGACTGA
- a CDS encoding TonB-dependent receptor yields the protein MTALAFALLPTAAMADTAAPANDTTDQGGIVVSARLAHTAREEQKAAPNLIDVQSAEAIAKYPDVNAAEALSRMPGVALSIDTGEGRFINIRGLDGNFNGSTMGGVVLLNTQPGGTYFNAAGRAVEFDTVPIGAVDRMSIIKTGLPDHDAEGIGGSVELTPRTAIGAHRLFADVTLGGGVETFAGKGLYRDEVVLGGPIGGEDSPVSFVVSQFLYNDHRSFHDMEAGYVDAAGTPDKAFAALELRKYDYYRQRFGYSGEMDYVPAEGQRYYLRASMAGYNEHAYRNRMILNFDGNPTTSGNTLTDTGSAQKTLRDYDETHRNIVVQLGGDNHLGDAHLEYWGAYSRASYNKHYDYNSTYDNTNSYTIAYDNITNPDLPRYSVTQGTGLTNPANYTLSGIGNQTEHDVDQEWSGAGSLSLPIGLTPNDEIKFGAKLRFRDKVARPYTASANLSGTRSLTQDAVGGSVTDFYHAGYDIGPVINGPALRSLYAQNNSGLVLNPGGYFDDTENIAAGFAQYQGTFGKLGVLAGLRFEHTHAVYRGIGSSTDANGNTTLTPLSTARNYDNVFPTLQLRYQASPKLVARATYSTGIARPGFYQTQQSTSVDFGGLTVSTGNPNLLPTYSHNFDASLEYYLPDAGVISITGFDKELLDYVVTRTNRVNGYQGNAGIFLVSTYENAHHAHARGFELNFVDKFTALPGLLSGFGIDANFTHVDSGVALRAGEGNVTLPGTFGTSWNAALFYERGKAKVRLASQFESSVLFGVGSSRATDVFQDSRYTLDLNGSYDLTRRAQLYLNVKNLTNAPLRFYEGSPNRPIQREFYDVTIETGVKLKF from the coding sequence TTGACTGCTCTCGCCTTTGCCCTGCTGCCAACCGCAGCCATGGCCGACACTGCTGCCCCCGCCAATGACACGACGGATCAGGGCGGTATTGTCGTTTCGGCCCGGCTCGCGCACACGGCCCGTGAAGAGCAGAAGGCCGCGCCCAACCTCATCGACGTGCAGTCGGCCGAGGCCATCGCCAAATATCCCGATGTCAACGCCGCCGAAGCGCTCAGCCGTATGCCCGGCGTCGCCCTGTCAATCGACACGGGCGAAGGCCGCTTCATCAACATTCGCGGCCTCGACGGCAATTTCAACGGCTCGACCATGGGCGGCGTGGTGTTGCTCAACACCCAGCCGGGCGGCACCTATTTCAACGCAGCGGGCCGCGCGGTGGAGTTCGACACCGTGCCCATCGGTGCGGTCGACCGCATGTCAATCATCAAGACCGGCCTGCCCGATCATGATGCCGAAGGCATCGGCGGGTCGGTTGAACTGACGCCGCGCACCGCCATCGGCGCGCATCGCCTCTTCGCCGATGTCACGCTGGGCGGCGGCGTGGAGACCTTCGCGGGCAAGGGGCTCTATCGCGACGAGGTTGTGCTAGGCGGCCCCATCGGTGGTGAAGATTCGCCGGTCTCCTTCGTGGTCAGCCAGTTCCTCTACAATGATCATCGCAGCTTCCACGATATGGAAGCGGGTTATGTCGATGCCGCAGGCACGCCCGACAAGGCTTTTGCTGCGCTGGAACTGCGCAAATATGATTATTACCGCCAGCGCTTCGGTTATTCGGGCGAGATGGATTATGTTCCTGCCGAAGGCCAACGCTATTATCTGCGCGCCAGCATGGCCGGTTACAATGAACATGCCTATCGCAACCGCATGATCCTCAACTTCGACGGTAATCCCACTACCAGCGGCAACACGCTGACTGACACTGGATCAGCCCAAAAGACCTTGCGCGATTACGATGAAACCCATCGCAACATCGTGGTGCAGCTGGGCGGCGACAATCATCTAGGCGACGCGCATCTCGAATATTGGGGTGCCTATTCGCGCGCCAGCTACAACAAGCATTACGACTACAATTCGACCTATGACAACACCAACAGCTACACCATCGCCTATGACAACATCACCAACCCCGACCTGCCGCGCTACAGCGTCACGCAGGGCACCGGCCTGACGAACCCCGCCAATTACACGCTGAGCGGCATCGGCAACCAGACCGAGCATGATGTCGATCAGGAATGGTCGGGCGCGGGCAGCCTGTCTTTGCCCATCGGTCTGACGCCGAACGATGAGATCAAATTCGGCGCCAAGCTGCGCTTCCGCGACAAGGTGGCCCGCCCCTATACGGCCAGCGCCAACCTTTCCGGCACGCGCTCGCTCACGCAGGACGCCGTGGGCGGCTCGGTCACCGATTTCTACCACGCCGGTTATGACATCGGCCCGGTCATCAACGGCCCGGCGCTGCGTTCGCTCTATGCGCAGAACAATTCGGGACTGGTGCTCAACCCGGGCGGCTATTTCGACGATACCGAGAACATCGCCGCCGGCTTCGCGCAATATCAGGGCACCTTCGGCAAGCTGGGCGTGCTGGCGGGCCTGCGTTTCGAGCATACCCATGCAGTCTATCGCGGCATCGGCAGCAGCACCGATGCCAATGGCAACACCACGCTGACCCCGCTCTCCACCGCGCGCAATTACGACAATGTCTTCCCCACGCTGCAGCTGCGCTATCAGGCCAGCCCGAAGCTGGTCGCCCGCGCCACCTATTCCACCGGTATCGCGCGGCCCGGTTTCTATCAGACGCAGCAGTCCACCAGCGTCGATTTCGGCGGGCTGACGGTCAGCACCGGCAATCCCAATCTGCTGCCGACCTACAGCCATAATTTCGATGCCTCGCTGGAATATTACCTGCCTGATGCCGGGGTGATCTCGATCACCGGCTTCGACAAGGAACTGCTGGATTATGTCGTCACCCGCACCAACCGGGTGAATGGCTATCAGGGCAATGCCGGCATCTTCCTGGTCTCGACCTATGAGAACGCCCATCACGCCCATGCGCGCGGCTTCGAACTCAATTTCGTCGACAAGTTCACCGCTCTGCCCGGCCTGCTGAGCGGCTTCGGCATCGACGCCAACTTCACCCATGTGGACAGCGGCGTAGCCCTGCGCGCGGGCGAGGGCAATGTCACCCTACCCGGCACCTTCGGCACATCGTGGAACGCGGCGCTGTTCTATGAGCGCGGCAAGGCCAAGGTCCGCCTCGCTTCGCAGTTCGAAAGCTCTGTGCTGTTCGGTGTGGGCTCCAGCCGCGCCACCGATGTCTTTCAGGACAGCCGGTACACGCTGGATCTGAACGGCAGCTACGATCTGACGCGCCGCGCGCAGCTCTATCTCAACGTCAAGAACCTCACCAATGCGCCGCTGCGCTTTTACGAGGGTTCGCCCAATCGCCCGATCCAGCGCGAGTTCTACGATGTCACCATCGAGACCGGCGTGAAGCTGAAATTCTGA